CGTCGACGAGCTCGCGTTCGCGGGCTTCTTGCGCGGCGCGCCGGTCCGCATCGTCAAAGCGAAGACGGTCGACCTCGACGTGCCCGCCGACGCCGACTTCGTCATCGAAGGCTGGGTCGACAACGAGGACTTGCGGGTCGAAGGGCCGTTCGGCGACCACACCGGCGTCTACAGTGCGGCCGATCTCTACCCGACCTTGCACGTGGGCGCGATCACCCACCGGCGCGACGCGATCTGGGGCGCGACCGTCGTCGGCAAGCCGCCGATGGAGGACGCGTGGCTCGGTAAGGCCACCGAACGAATCTTCCTGCCGCTGCTTCAGGCCGTGGTTCCAGAAATTGTTGATTACAATCTTCCGGTGGAAGGCGGATTTCACAACCTGGCGATCGTCGCGGTCAAGAAGTCGTACCCGGGCCAGGCCAAAAAGGTGATGAACGCGCTGTGGGGCTTGGGACACATGATGATGCTCACGCGTTGTCTGCTCGTGGTCGATCACGACGTCGACGTGCACGACGTGCGGGGCGTCGTCTGGTACGCGCTCAACAACGTCGATCCGGCGCGCGATCTGGTCGTCATGCCGGGTCCGGTCGACGATCTGGATCATTCCGGCTCCTACGAGCTTGCGCTGGGACACAAGCTGGGGATCGACGCGACGCGCAAAGGGGCCGACGAAGGCTACCGCCGCGACTGGCCGCCGGAGATTCGCATGGACGCCGCGACGCGCGAGCGCGTCACCGCGCGCTGGGCCGAGTACGGGCTCGGCGACCTCGCGCGCAAAGGCGTCGCCGACGAGTGGTCGGGACAAGGACCGGCCCGGCTCGCGCGATTGCTCACCTCCGCAGCCGCAAATCCGAACGACGCCGGCCCGCGCACGGAGCGCACGAAGTGAACGCGATCAAGCTCTTTCTGCGCGACATTCGGGTCGAGCACACGCTGTTCGCGCTGCCGTTCGCGTACGTCGGCGCGGTGATGGCGGCGCACGGCCTGCCCGCCTGGTGGCAGCTGGCGTGGATCACGCTGGCGGTGATCGGCGCTCGGACCGCGGCGATGGCGGCGAACCGCTACTTCGACAAGGAGATGGACGCCGCGAACCCGCGCACCGCAAAGCGCGCGCTCGCCAGCGGGAAATTGTCGCCCGCGGTGATGGTGTGGGCGATCGTTGCCGGACTGGCATTGCTCGTGCTGAGCGCGGCGATGCTCAACCCGCTGTGCGTGAAGCTCCTCCCGCTCGCCGCGCTCGGCGCGGTCGGCTACCCGCTCTGCAAGCGCTTCACCTGGACGGTGCACTTCGTGCTCGGCGCGGTCGACGCGTGCGCGCCGCTCGGCGCGTACGTCGCCGTCGCGGGTAAAGTCGACGTGCCGGCGCTGCTGTTGTTCGTCGCGGTGACGGTGTGGGTGGCGGGCTTCGACATCCTGTACGCGCTGATGGACCTGCGCTTTGATCTGGCCAACAACGTGCGCTCGTTTCCGCAGGCGTTCGGCGAGCGCAGCGCGCGCGTGTGGCCGGTGGTGCTGCACGCGGTCATGGCGCTGGCGCTGCTCGGCGCGGGCCGGCTCGCGCAGGCCGGCTGGCTGTACTATGTCGGCGTGGCACTGGCGGTCGCCGTCACGGTGTACGAAGAGCGGTTGATCGCGCTCGCCAAAGACGTGTTCGCGCTGAACGAGCGCGTGTTCCTCACCAACATGGCGTTTTCGGTCGGCTTCCTCGGGACGACGCTCGCGTCGTACGTGCTCGCGCGATGATACGTTCGCAGTTTCTGGCCGGGGTCGGGGGCGCCGCGGGCGCGACCCAAGTCGCGCAAATCGCGCCGTACACGGCGACGCTGCGGATCGCGGTCGTCTGCCCGCAGAGCGGTCCCGACGCGCGGGTCGGGAAGCAGCTCGCCGACGGCGTGCGCGCGGCGGTCGACCACATCAACGACGAGCGCAGCACCTTCGAGCGCGCGCTGCTGCTGTCGACCTACGACGACCACAACACCGCGGCCGACGCTACCGTGCAGGCGAGCTTCGCGGTCGCGCAGCCCGACACGCTGGCGGTGATCGGCCACCTCAGCGCGGGGACGACGTACGTCACCGAGCCGGTCTACGCGCAGGCGCAGGTGGCGCTGATCGTGCCGACCGTCACCGACGACCGCATCACCGCGCGCGGCTACCGCAACATCTTCCGGCTGCCCACGAAAGACTCCGACGAAGGACAGCTCGTCGCGGCGTACGCGATCCAGACCGGCTCGAAAGCGCCGCACGCCGTCACGCAGGACGGCGACTACGGGCCCGACGTCGCGCGCGGCTTCGTGCAGCGCGCCGCCTCGCTGCACGTCAATGCCGGTTCGACGCAGTTCTCGCTCGACAAACCCGACTACGCCGCCGCGGCCGCGCAGGTCCTCACGCACGCGCCCGACTGCGTTCTGCTCGCGGGCAACATCGCCGACATGGGGCCGCTGATCGCGGCGCTGCGCACGAAAGGCTACGCGGGGCGCTTCATCGCGACGCAAGGGTTCTTCGACGCGCAAACGATCTCGAGCGAGTACGCCAAGCAGACGGAAGGGCTCGTCGTCTCGACCAGCGTCCCGTACTATCCGCTCGCGCCGATCGCGCAGCGCGACGTGCAGGAGTACCAGGCGCGCTACGGCGCGCTGGCCCCGGTATCGGCGTTCGGCTACGCCGCCGTCCAGCTGGTCCGCCTGGCCGTGCGCCGGACCGGCGCCTCGAACCGCCTCTCGGTGATCCGCGCGCTCGCGACCGGCGGCGCGTACGACACGATCACCGGCTCGTACACCTTCGGCCCCGCCGGCGACGCGATCGACCCGAACTGCTACTTCTACCGGGTCAAGGACGGAAAATTCGCCTACGAGCGCCAAGCTCACCCCAGCGGGTTCATGCTGAAGTGATCTAGGAGGCCACCGTGACGACGCTCTTCGCCGGAAGGGAGTCGCTGCGCGTTCCCGGCGAGCGCGCCACGTTCGTGTGGACGCTCCTCTCGCTGCCGCTGACCGTGCTGGTGCTGGGGTGGCTGCTGCAGCACCAGCTCACCTGGCAGGAGATCGCGCTGCTCCTCGTCGTCGCGATGGTCTACGTCGCGTTCGCGCGCGGCCGGCTGCTCGGCGGCGGGCTGCGCATCCACGCCGGCCAGCTCGGCCACGTGCACGCCGTCGTCGAGGAGTGCGCGCGGATGATGCGGATGCCCACGCCGCACGTCTTCGTGCGCGACGACCCGTTCGTCCCCGTCGTCGCGGTCGGGATCGGCGAGCCGTACGCGATCGTCCTCTCGGCTCAGTACGTCGACCACTTCCGCGAGGACGAGCTGCGCTTCCTGATCGGGCGCGAGCTCGGCCACATCGCTTCCGGACACACCCGCTTCACCTCGCTGCTCAGCGCGAACGGCCGCGAGAACGGAATCGTCGCGATCGCCTTCGGCGCCTGGCTGCGCAAAATCGAGTACACCGCCGACCGCACCGGCCTGCTCTGCTGCGGCTCGCTCGACGCCGCGCTGCGCGCGATCGCCGTCTCGACCTTCGGCGAGGTCGGGCGCAAAGCGGATCTGAGCGCGTTCGCCGGCCAGCTCAAAGAGCTGCACGCCGAACCGTCGCTGCGGATGGCGGAGTGGAGCGCCTCGGCGCCGTACCCGACGAACCGCATCGCCGCGCTGCACCGCTTCGCGCGCGACCCGCTCTTCGCGACCTGGGCGCCGCGCTTCGCGCAGAATGCGGCCGCGCCGGTGGTGCGCGAGCCGGGCGAGGAAGTCTACGCCGGATTCTGGCGGCGGACGTGGGCGTTTCTCATCGACGTCTCGGTGATCCAGGCGATCGTGCCGGCCGCGACCGCGGTGCAGCAGCGGGTCTTCTCGCTGAACGAGCTCGCGAACGACAAGGACGCAGGGCCGTTCGTCAATCAACTCGCGAAGAGCCTCGGGCCGAACGGTCACGTCACCGTGAGCGTCGGCGACAACATGCTGCTGTGGGTCGTGTTCGCCGTCTACGCGGTCGTGCTCGTCGCGCTGATCGGCCAGACGGCCGGGATGATGATCTGCGACCTGCGCGTCATCAACGCGAACCACGACCCGCGCGTCGGCTTCACGCGCGCGCTCGGCCGCTACGTCTCGCTCGTCGCTTCCTTGTTCGCGGTGGTCGGGTGGTTCGCGATCTTCAACCGCATCCAACCGTACGAGAAGTGGTCGCACACCCGGCTGGTCAGCGGCAGCGCCGCGATCCGCTGACTAGCCGGCCGGAACGCTCGCCGGCTTCTGCGCCGGCTCGTCGCGCTTCGCGTTCGGGTCGACGTCCTGGGGCACGGCGCCGATGCGCGAGCCGTGCGTCTCGGCGTAGACGCGGGTGAACTCGGCGCCGATCAGCAGGATCATCGAGGAGTAGTAGACCCACAGCAGCAGCACCAGCAGCGAGCCGGCGGCGCCGTACGCCGAGGCGACGCCGGCGCGGCCGAGGTAAAACGCGATCAGCGCCTGTCCGACGACGAACAGCACGGCGGTGACGAGCGCGCCGGTCCACACGTCGCGCCACTCGATCTTCGCGTCGGGCAAGTACTTGTACATCAGCCCGAACATCAGCGTCACGATCGCCAGCGTGACGAGCCAGTTGACGAGCGCGAAGACGAACCCCGCGCCCGGGAACGGCAGCGCGTGCGCGACGTACGTCGACACGTATGCGATCGCCGCGTTGATCGCCGTCGTCACCAGCAGCAGAAACCCGATCGCGAGCAGCATGCCGATCGAGGCGATGCGGTCGCGGATCGCCGTCCACAGCGGCTTCTTCGGCGGCTCGACGTGCCAGACGGTGTTGAGCGCGTCCTGCAGCGCGGCGAACAGCCCCGCCGCGCCGAGCAGCAGCGTGATCCAGCCGACGACCTGCGCGATCCCGCCCTGCTTGCGGTGGCCGTACGCGGCGGTCACCATCTGCTTGACGCTGTCGGCCGCTTCTTGGCCGGCCGAGCGTTTGATCGCCTCCAGCATCTGGTCCTCGACGAGATGGTGGCCGTGCCCGCCGTTCGTCAACCCCAAGACCTCGCCGGCAACCGCGATCACGATCAAAAAGACCGGCGCCAGCGCGAAGATCGTCGTGTACGAGAGCGCGGCGGCGAGGCGCGGCACCTTGTCCGCGTTGAACCGCGCGTACGTGTTCTTGAGCATCCCGACATCCGCGTGCAGCGCCATCGTGCGCTATGGTACCCGGTTCAGCCGCACGACGCCGAGGGTACGCTGAATCCCCAGCGCTGCGAAACGAGGCCACCATGGCGGAACACAGCGGATCGGTGAGCGTCAACGCACCGGTCCACCAAGTCTACGAGCTGTACAGCCACTTCAACGACTACCCGAAGTTCATGACGTTCGTCAAAGAGGTCACGTACCTGGACGAGGAGCGGAGCCACTGGGTGGTCGACGTCGTCGGCAAGCACGAATGGGACGCGGTCAACGAGGACTGGATCGCGGACCGGCAGATCGGTTGGCGTTCGCTCGACGGCTTGGAGAACAGCGGGCGCGTGACGTTCGAGCCGGATGGCGGCGCTCGCACGCGCATCACCGTGCAGGTGAGCTACACGCCGCCGGCCGGAATCGCCGGCGCGCTCGCCGAGCGGCTCGGCGCCGGCGGTCAGTTCGAGCGCCGGCTGCAGCACGATCTGCAGCACTTCGCGGCGATGGTCGAGCAGGCGCCGCCCGGCGCGCTCGACCCGACCTCCTCTGCGTATTTGTTCCACGCCGAGAGCGCGGCCGCAAAAGGCCAGACGACGCAAGCGCAAAACGAGTCGATGGGGATGAGCGGCGACGACGCTGCGCCCGGAAACCGAGGCAGCATCGAGAGCACGACCGAGATCGCTTCGAACGACGTGCGCAGCGCGCCGGTCGGGACGAACGTTTCGCCCGCGGACGCGGAGCTGAACGATCCGGCGATCCCGCGCATCCCGGGAACGTCGGCGAATCCCGACCAGCCGATCTAGCCGCTACTCCTCGTCGTCGTCCTCCTCGTCTTCGTCGTCGTCCTCGTAGTCGTCGTCCGGAACGCTGTCCTCGGTGTTCCCGTGGCCGTCGTGCAGCGCCGAGGGCCGCGCGGCGTCGTTGTCGAGCGTGTCGGGGTCGAGCGCTTCGGTCGTCGCGACGTCGTCGCGGTGGGCGGGGGCGGGGAGACGTTCCTCGGTGAGGTCGTCTTCGTAGAGGTCGCGGCGTTCCACGCGCTCAGCGTACCCCGCCCGGGACCGCGGAAACCG
Above is a genomic segment from Candidatus Eremiobacterota bacterium containing:
- a CDS encoding menaquinone biosynthesis decarboxylase, translated to MAFESLGAFVRALRGAGELATVEAAVDPRLEIAEITDRVVKAGGPALLFTNVRGSRFPVLTNQFGTERRMAMAFGARSLREVEERMRRTIDPALPPTLGGKLGRLAALAAAGTSAIPRRVDRAPSQEVVMEPPDLTQLPVLTTWPLDGGPFITLPLVFTRDPETRRVNVGMYRVQIYDARTTGMHWQRHKQGRAHAAKWGRKIPVAVAVGGDPALTYAASAPLPPIVDELAFAGFLRGAPVRIVKAKTVDLDVPADADFVIEGWVDNEDLRVEGPFGDHTGVYSAADLYPTLHVGAITHRRDAIWGATVVGKPPMEDAWLGKATERIFLPLLQAVVPEIVDYNLPVEGGFHNLAIVAVKKSYPGQAKKVMNALWGLGHMMMLTRCLLVVDHDVDVHDVRGVVWYALNNVDPARDLVVMPGPVDDLDHSGSYELALGHKLGIDATRKGADEGYRRDWPPEIRMDAATRERVTARWAEYGLGDLARKGVADEWSGQGPARLARLLTSAAANPNDAGPRTERTK
- a CDS encoding 4-hydroxybenzoate octaprenyltransferase translates to MNAIKLFLRDIRVEHTLFALPFAYVGAVMAAHGLPAWWQLAWITLAVIGARTAAMAANRYFDKEMDAANPRTAKRALASGKLSPAVMVWAIVAGLALLVLSAAMLNPLCVKLLPLAALGAVGYPLCKRFTWTVHFVLGAVDACAPLGAYVAVAGKVDVPALLLFVAVTVWVAGFDILYALMDLRFDLANNVRSFPQAFGERSARVWPVVLHAVMALALLGAGRLAQAGWLYYVGVALAVAVTVYEERLIALAKDVFALNERVFLTNMAFSVGFLGTTLASYVLAR
- a CDS encoding branched-chain amino acid ABC transporter substrate-binding protein, producing MIRSQFLAGVGGAAGATQVAQIAPYTATLRIAVVCPQSGPDARVGKQLADGVRAAVDHINDERSTFERALLLSTYDDHNTAADATVQASFAVAQPDTLAVIGHLSAGTTYVTEPVYAQAQVALIVPTVTDDRITARGYRNIFRLPTKDSDEGQLVAAYAIQTGSKAPHAVTQDGDYGPDVARGFVQRAASLHVNAGSTQFSLDKPDYAAAAAQVLTHAPDCVLLAGNIADMGPLIAALRTKGYAGRFIATQGFFDAQTISSEYAKQTEGLVVSTSVPYYPLAPIAQRDVQEYQARYGALAPVSAFGYAAVQLVRLAVRRTGASNRLSVIRALATGGAYDTITGSYTFGPAGDAIDPNCYFYRVKDGKFAYERQAHPSGFMLK
- a CDS encoding RDD family protein, coding for MTTLFAGRESLRVPGERATFVWTLLSLPLTVLVLGWLLQHQLTWQEIALLLVVAMVYVAFARGRLLGGGLRIHAGQLGHVHAVVEECARMMRMPTPHVFVRDDPFVPVVAVGIGEPYAIVLSAQYVDHFREDELRFLIGRELGHIASGHTRFTSLLSANGRENGIVAIAFGAWLRKIEYTADRTGLLCCGSLDAALRAIAVSTFGEVGRKADLSAFAGQLKELHAEPSLRMAEWSASAPYPTNRIAALHRFARDPLFATWAPRFAQNAAAPVVREPGEEVYAGFWRRTWAFLIDVSVIQAIVPAATAVQQRVFSLNELANDKDAGPFVNQLAKSLGPNGHVTVSVGDNMLLWVVFAVYAVVLVALIGQTAGMMICDLRVINANHDPRVGFTRALGRYVSLVASLFAVVGWFAIFNRIQPYEKWSHTRLVSGSAAIR
- a CDS encoding YihY/virulence factor BrkB family protein — its product is MALHADVGMLKNTYARFNADKVPRLAAALSYTTIFALAPVFLIVIAVAGEVLGLTNGGHGHHLVEDQMLEAIKRSAGQEAADSVKQMVTAAYGHRKQGGIAQVVGWITLLLGAAGLFAALQDALNTVWHVEPPKKPLWTAIRDRIASIGMLLAIGFLLLVTTAINAAIAYVSTYVAHALPFPGAGFVFALVNWLVTLAIVTLMFGLMYKYLPDAKIEWRDVWTGALVTAVLFVVGQALIAFYLGRAGVASAYGAAGSLLVLLLWVYYSSMILLIGAEFTRVYAETHGSRIGAVPQDVDPNAKRDEPAQKPASVPAG
- a CDS encoding SRPBCC family protein; the encoded protein is MAEHSGSVSVNAPVHQVYELYSHFNDYPKFMTFVKEVTYLDEERSHWVVDVVGKHEWDAVNEDWIADRQIGWRSLDGLENSGRVTFEPDGGARTRITVQVSYTPPAGIAGALAERLGAGGQFERRLQHDLQHFAAMVEQAPPGALDPTSSAYLFHAESAAAKGQTTQAQNESMGMSGDDAAPGNRGSIESTTEIASNDVRSAPVGTNVSPADAELNDPAIPRIPGTSANPDQPI